In Thioclava electrotropha, a single window of DNA contains:
- a CDS encoding IS1182 family transposase — translation MMGPKQEAQPALFYEFSLEDHVPQDHLLRSIDRFVDLSGIRAHLADFYSHTGRPSVDPELLIRMLLVGYCSGIRSERRLCEEVHLNLAYRWFCRLDLADRVPDHSTFSKNRHGRFRDSELLRHLFEMTVARCIEAGLVSGQRMAVDASLIEADANKQNSTPKEEWDASQIDPTDAPRAVREYLETLDEAAFGAASEVQPKFTSHSDPASQWTAARKGPAFFSYSDNYLIDTDHGVIVDVEATRSIRQAEVGSTRTMLDRVKAKFDLHPERLIADTAYGTGPMLGWLVERKIAPHIPVLDKSGRNDGTWTRADFEWDAENNQYICPEGQTLKQFRRNYSDPNRGPTGKGVAKYRGLKHICQACPSKQHCCPNMDFRSITREEHEDARQVARDIAKTRQYEVSMKLRKKVEMLFAHLKRILGLGRLRLRGPCGANDEFLLAATAQNLRKLAKIFPAPQQPRKAL, via the coding sequence ATGATGGGACCGAAGCAGGAAGCTCAGCCAGCGCTGTTCTATGAGTTTTCGCTGGAGGACCATGTTCCGCAAGATCACCTACTTCGATCCATCGACCGGTTCGTCGACCTGAGCGGCATCCGTGCTCATCTTGCGGATTTCTACAGTCACACGGGCCGTCCGTCTGTCGACCCCGAACTGCTGATCCGCATGCTTCTGGTCGGCTATTGCTCCGGCATCCGGTCCGAGCGGCGCCTCTGCGAAGAGGTGCATCTGAACTTGGCGTATCGCTGGTTCTGCCGGCTCGACCTTGCTGACCGGGTGCCGGATCACTCCACCTTTTCGAAGAACCGCCATGGCCGGTTTCGTGACAGCGAGCTGCTACGCCACCTGTTCGAGATGACGGTCGCACGCTGCATCGAGGCAGGCCTGGTGAGCGGGCAGCGCATGGCGGTCGATGCCAGCCTGATCGAGGCGGATGCGAACAAGCAGAACTCGACGCCGAAGGAAGAGTGGGACGCCTCGCAAATCGATCCGACGGATGCGCCCCGCGCCGTTCGCGAGTATCTTGAGACGCTGGACGAGGCCGCCTTCGGTGCCGCCAGCGAGGTCCAGCCCAAGTTCACCTCGCATTCCGACCCGGCCAGCCAGTGGACGGCAGCGCGCAAGGGTCCGGCATTCTTTAGCTATTCAGACAACTACCTGATCGACACGGATCACGGCGTCATTGTGGATGTCGAGGCGACGCGGTCGATCCGGCAGGCGGAGGTCGGCTCGACACGCACCATGCTGGACCGGGTGAAGGCCAAGTTCGATTTGCATCCCGAACGCCTGATCGCGGATACCGCCTATGGCACCGGGCCGATGCTGGGTTGGCTGGTCGAGCGCAAGATCGCGCCGCACATCCCCGTCTTGGACAAGTCGGGCCGTAACGATGGCACCTGGACTCGGGCCGACTTCGAGTGGGACGCCGAAAACAATCAATACATCTGCCCAGAGGGTCAGACGCTGAAGCAGTTCCGCCGGAACTATTCCGACCCGAACAGAGGACCGACCGGCAAGGGCGTCGCCAAATACCGCGGCTTGAAGCACATCTGTCAGGCCTGCCCTTCGAAGCAGCACTGCTGCCCGAACATGGACTTCCGGTCCATCACCCGCGAGGAACACGAAGACGCCCGCCAGGTCGCCAGGGACATCGCAAAGACCAGGCAATACGAGGTCTCGATGAAGCTTCGGAAGAAAGTCGAGATGCTCTTCGCGCACCTCAAACGCATCCTTGGCCTCGGACGCCTCCGACTACGTGGCCCGTGCGGCGCAAATGACGAATTTCTCCTCGCCGCAACCGCCCAGAACCTCAGGAAGCTGGCGAAGATCTTTCCCGCACCGCAGCAACCGCGGAAAGCCTTATAG
- a CDS encoding calcium/sodium antiporter, whose translation MFEIWGPILAGLVALVVGGELLVRGAVQTAERIGISPLVIGLTLVGFGTSTPELVTSVQAGLSGSPGIAFGNVVGSNIANILLIAGVSAVIAPLVVARVALRRDAMVMLVVAVVFAGVAPFAPMGRIAGVGLIAALVGYLGFVIHQERQHADRGAIYDKTVALADAVPGLAPPHAPHGILMPLLLAFAGLGLVVFGGSLLVGGAVSLARAFSVSETVIGLTIVAIGTSMPELITSIVAALKRQGEVAFGNVVGSNIYNILGIGGTTALIAPSRVPEEIARFDAPLMVLVSLLLVVFATTGLRITRWEGLALIAGYGIYLWKLWP comes from the coding sequence ATGTTCGAGATTTGGGGGCCCATTCTGGCGGGGCTGGTCGCGCTGGTGGTCGGAGGCGAGCTTTTGGTCCGCGGGGCGGTCCAGACCGCTGAGCGGATCGGTATCTCACCGCTTGTGATCGGATTGACACTGGTGGGGTTCGGCACCTCGACACCGGAACTGGTGACATCGGTTCAGGCCGGTCTGAGTGGATCGCCAGGCATCGCCTTCGGCAACGTCGTGGGCTCAAACATCGCGAATATCCTTCTGATCGCTGGCGTTTCTGCCGTTATTGCGCCCCTCGTTGTGGCGCGCGTCGCCCTGCGACGAGATGCGATGGTGATGCTGGTCGTCGCCGTCGTCTTCGCTGGGGTCGCGCCGTTCGCTCCGATGGGGCGGATCGCCGGAGTTGGATTGATCGCAGCGCTGGTCGGCTATTTGGGCTTCGTGATCCATCAGGAACGCCAGCACGCTGACCGCGGCGCGATCTACGACAAGACGGTGGCCCTTGCTGACGCGGTTCCCGGCCTCGCGCCACCGCATGCACCTCACGGTATTCTCATGCCGCTGTTGCTCGCGTTCGCCGGATTGGGCCTCGTGGTTTTCGGTGGCTCATTGCTGGTTGGTGGCGCCGTATCGCTCGCGCGGGCTTTTAGCGTCTCGGAAACGGTCATCGGTCTGACCATCGTGGCGATTGGCACCTCGATGCCCGAGCTGATCACCTCGATCGTGGCGGCGCTGAAGCGTCAGGGCGAGGTGGCTTTCGGAAATGTAGTCGGATCAAACATCTACAATATTCTCGGCATCGGTGGGACGACAGCGCTGATCGCCCCGTCGCGCGTGCCCGAGGAAATCGCGCGATTCGACGCCCCGCTGATGGTTCTTGTCTCACTCCTTCTGGTGGTCTTCGCGACCACCGGGCTACGGATCACCCGATGGGAGGGGCTGGCGCTAATCGCGGGCTACGGTATCTATCTTTGGAAGCTTTGGCCTTGA
- a CDS encoding DUF1499 domain-containing protein — protein MLEIITRRLGFAAILLGLVSLALLGLSVWGYRAGGWPWPQAYDIAGWGVWAALVGVVAALVTLAGAIRKRRGASIALIGLILSLPVAGLGVAFEIAARTTPPINDISTDTEDPPVYWFTATPTDYPAQNAEPQRSAYPDVRPLEIPIPVEDAFAKALTLVEARSWEVLSADPAENQIEAIARSRVFGFEDEVAVRVTDIETGSRIDMRSRSRLGQIDRGANARRIEAFLAELQAQVTE, from the coding sequence ATGCTTGAAATCATAACGCGACGCCTTGGCTTTGCGGCGATCCTTCTCGGCCTTGTGTCCCTTGCGCTTCTTGGTTTGTCCGTCTGGGGCTATCGCGCGGGCGGCTGGCCTTGGCCCCAAGCCTATGACATCGCCGGGTGGGGTGTCTGGGCGGCATTAGTGGGGGTCGTCGCAGCGCTCGTGACGTTGGCGGGGGCTATCCGCAAGAGGCGCGGTGCCAGCATTGCGCTGATTGGCCTGATCCTGTCCTTACCCGTTGCAGGCCTCGGAGTGGCTTTCGAAATCGCCGCTCGGACGACACCGCCGATAAACGACATCTCGACCGATACCGAAGACCCGCCAGTCTACTGGTTCACCGCGACCCCAACGGACTACCCGGCGCAGAATGCCGAGCCACAACGCTCCGCCTATCCGGACGTGCGCCCGCTGGAAATTCCGATCCCGGTCGAGGATGCATTCGCAAAGGCGTTGACCCTTGTTGAGGCGCGTAGCTGGGAGGTGCTCTCGGCCGACCCTGCGGAAAACCAGATCGAAGCTATCGCCCGAAGCCGCGTCTTCGGCTTCGAGGACGAGGTGGCAGTTCGGGTCACCGACATCGAGACAGGCAGCCGCATCGACATGCGGTCACGCTCGCGCCTTGGGCAGATCGACCGCGGCGCCAATGCCCGACGCATCGAGGCGTTCCTTGCGGAGCTGCAAGCACAAGTCACCGAATAA
- a CDS encoding ArsR/SmtB family transcription factor: MSISPKMALLEEYALVARALSAPARLMLLEQLAQSERRVEALAEKTGLTVANCSQHLQQLRHAGLVTNRRDGKAIIYRLTDARTLTLLGILGDVADRNLAQVGEILRGLSNGGDAPEPINRDELAARLSEGSVTVLDVRPADEFADAHISGALNMAVTELDKFLTDLDRNTEIVAYCRGPYCVYAHQAVAFLRKNGFNARRLDGGLPEWREDGRAIQATS, encoded by the coding sequence ATGTCAATTAGCCCGAAGATGGCCCTTCTCGAAGAATACGCCCTTGTCGCGCGGGCCTTGTCGGCCCCCGCACGCCTTATGCTTCTTGAGCAGCTCGCCCAGAGCGAGCGCAGGGTAGAGGCGCTTGCGGAAAAAACCGGGCTCACTGTCGCGAACTGTTCGCAGCATTTGCAGCAATTGCGGCACGCTGGCCTTGTCACCAATCGGCGCGACGGCAAGGCGATAATCTACAGGCTGACCGACGCGAGAACGCTGACGTTGTTGGGAATTTTGGGCGATGTGGCCGACAGGAACCTCGCACAGGTTGGGGAGATTCTGCGCGGGCTATCGAACGGCGGAGACGCGCCGGAACCGATCAACCGCGACGAGCTTGCCGCTCGACTGAGTGAAGGGTCGGTGACCGTCCTCGACGTGCGCCCCGCCGACGAGTTCGCCGATGCCCATATCTCGGGCGCGCTCAACATGGCCGTGACGGAGCTGGACAAGTTCCTGACGGATCTCGACCGAAACACCGAGATTGTGGCCTATTGTCGTGGTCCATACTGTGTCTACGCTCACCAAGCCGTGGCGTTCTTGCGCAAGAATGGCTTCAACGCTCGTCGTCTTGACGGCGGTCTGCCTGAGTGGCGCGAAGACGGTCGAGCCATTCAGGCAACATCCTGA
- a CDS encoding class I SAM-dependent methyltransferase: protein MNEARKDHWDRIYGNKSDSDLSWHQDAPEISLELAERAGLTPDTRVIDVGAGTSRVVDGLIARGLRDISVLDLSQAALDAQRARLGPRGADVEWIVADITRWSPQRVYDLWHDRAVFHFLVDPSDRAAYVTRLSRALRIGGHAIIVTFAPDGPETCSGLPVRRYSPEALGGVLGPDFELVAKRFQKHTTPSGNLQSFQFSLFRKLR from the coding sequence ATGAACGAAGCGCGAAAGGATCACTGGGATCGGATCTACGGCAACAAGAGTGACAGTGACCTCAGCTGGCATCAGGACGCTCCGGAGATCTCGCTCGAACTTGCCGAACGCGCCGGTTTGACGCCGGACACTCGGGTGATCGACGTGGGCGCTGGCACTTCGCGGGTCGTTGACGGCTTGATCGCGCGTGGCCTGCGCGACATTTCCGTTCTCGACCTCTCCCAGGCGGCCCTCGACGCCCAGCGTGCCCGGCTTGGGCCGCGCGGCGCGGACGTGGAGTGGATCGTCGCCGATATCACGCGCTGGTCGCCCCAGCGGGTCTATGACCTCTGGCATGATCGCGCCGTGTTCCACTTTCTGGTCGATCCATCGGATCGGGCTGCCTATGTGACGCGCCTGTCTCGTGCCCTGCGCATTGGGGGGCACGCGATCATCGTGACCTTCGCTCCTGACGGGCCGGAGACCTGCAGCGGCCTTCCCGTTCGTCGCTACAGTCCGGAGGCCCTTGGCGGTGTGCTGGGCCCCGATTTCGAGTTGGTGGCAAAACGGTTCCAGAAACACACGACGCCCTCAGGCAACCTGCAGTCTTTCCAGTTCAGCCTGTTCCGGAAGCTCCGCTGA
- a CDS encoding rhodanese-like domain-containing protein — protein MKLSHILGAATVALCLYSTPILAQDAAIEAMQEYMMFSEYEAGIILPQQIDQAVFETALFVDTRDAEQFDAATIPGSINIEWREVLDRIDEIPEDRMTVLFCNTGSLSAQAAFALRVAGRTNVVVLQTGFAGWEKDAAYKP, from the coding sequence ATGAAACTGTCCCACATTCTTGGCGCGGCCACTGTCGCGCTTTGCCTCTATTCCACTCCCATTTTGGCGCAGGACGCGGCCATCGAGGCTATGCAGGAATACATGATGTTTTCGGAGTATGAGGCTGGCATCATACTACCGCAACAGATCGACCAGGCCGTCTTTGAAACGGCGCTTTTCGTCGACACACGCGACGCAGAGCAGTTCGACGCTGCCACGATTCCCGGTTCCATCAATATCGAATGGCGCGAAGTGCTGGACCGGATTGACGAGATCCCCGAGGATCGAATGACAGTCCTCTTCTGCAACACCGGCAGTCTGTCCGCCCAAGCAGCATTTGCCCTGCGGGTGGCGGGTCGAACGAACGTCGTAGTTCTGCAAACTGGTTTCGCCGGTTGGGAAAAAGACGCTGCCTACAAGCCCTGA
- a CDS encoding helix-turn-helix domain-containing protein, with protein MKSFRDKMLEVRPEIAVREAEFRDKIDLAMELRALRDTANLSQEQIATLSELSLGDVQTCESLTGDMPAPEDVAAYRSTVHAYKSTG; from the coding sequence ATGAAGAGCTTTCGCGACAAAATGCTTGAAGTACGCCCGGAGATCGCTGTGCGCGAGGCCGAATTTCGAGACAAGATCGACCTAGCAATGGAGCTCCGTGCTCTGCGCGACACCGCGAACCTAAGCCAGGAACAGATCGCAACTCTTTCGGAGTTGTCGCTCGGAGATGTTCAGACCTGCGAGTCGCTCACCGGCGATATGCCGGCGCCTGAGGATGTCGCGGCATATCGCTCCACGGTTCACGCGTATAAGTCGACTGGCTGA
- a CDS encoding helix-turn-helix domain-containing protein — translation MPRRPKTSDVDHASTLLSAADLLRRWQAGSDATLWRAEKDGLLIPVREGRRRGYSWETIWAFEGGQPPAGLEAAYRKRLLTPEQAAMRGPYRPSTLITKAREDTLPCRRIGTRIRFVVDEIDRWLCSWL, via the coding sequence ATGCCAAGACGCCCCAAGACCTCTGACGTCGACCACGCTTCTACCCTCCTGAGTGCCGCCGACCTGCTTCGCCGCTGGCAGGCCGGGAGCGATGCGACGCTCTGGCGCGCCGAAAAAGACGGGCTCCTGATCCCGGTCCGCGAGGGCCGTCGCAGGGGCTATTCGTGGGAGACGATCTGGGCGTTCGAGGGCGGGCAGCCGCCAGCGGGACTGGAAGCCGCCTATCGAAAGCGATTGCTGACCCCTGAGCAGGCAGCGATGCGCGGGCCCTACCGACCATCGACGCTCATCACCAAGGCGCGGGAAGACACCCTGCCCTGCCGCAGGATCGGCACACGCATCCGTTTTGTCGTCGATGAGATCGATCGCTGGCTGTGCTCATGGCTTTGA
- a CDS encoding MerR family transcriptional regulator, which yields MHTIGTLARRTGTKVQTIRYYEQIGLMPEPGRTEGGQRRYGDSDLDRLAFIRHSRQLGFPLEAIRELLDLSDHPARDCGAADSIARRQLREVETRIARLQALRSELERMIGECRGGTASECRVLEVLRDHSECLAEDHDAIG from the coding sequence ATGCATACGATCGGAACATTGGCCCGCCGCACCGGAACCAAGGTGCAGACGATCCGCTATTACGAGCAGATCGGCCTGATGCCCGAGCCCGGGCGGACCGAGGGCGGCCAGCGGCGCTACGGCGATTCCGATCTCGACCGGCTCGCCTTCATCCGGCACTCGCGCCAATTGGGCTTCCCGCTCGAAGCGATCCGCGAATTGCTGGACCTGTCAGATCATCCGGCGCGCGATTGCGGAGCTGCGGATTCGATCGCGCGGCGGCAATTGCGCGAGGTCGAGACCCGGATCGCGCGTCTCCAAGCGCTCAGGAGCGAACTGGAACGGATGATCGGCGAATGTCGGGGAGGGACAGCCTCGGAGTGCCGGGTGCTGGAGGTGCTGCGCGACCACTCGGAATGTCTCGCCGAGGACCACGACGCGATAGGCTGA
- a CDS encoding heavy metal translocating P-type ATPase has product MTETADLQEWRVMGMDCGACAAKVRGAVEALPGVEGVEVTLMNERLRLRLDTATTSRESVEKAIRRLGYGVSAKGAEPEKPKGGFVLPEGALPAASETNETPAVESAPTPPADPAWYATPKGRYLIATGLLLAAAWVVELLVGGPIAHWVFVLVTVIAVAPVARRAALMARARMPFTIEMLMSIAAIGALFVGAAEEAALVVFLFAVGEMLEGLAASRARGSIRALADLVPKTARLVSGDRIREVPADSLDIGQIVQARPGDRIPADGVIVSGSSGVDESPVTGESVPVLKEPGDAVFAGAINTEGELRIRVEKAAEDNTISRILHLVEEAESARAPVERFIDRFSRVYMPAVVGVALLAAIVPPLAFGAPWETWIYRGLALLLIGCPCALVISVPAAVAAGLSTGARHGLLMKGGAVMETAAKTSLVAFDKTGTLTEGRPQITDLLPLNGTEADLLATAAAVETGSNHPLAQAILARAEAGSIVVPEATEGMAIPGRGARAKIDGEVWNVGAPRLANETGILGAADSATARRLESAGKTVVCVFTPGRLLGLIALRDEPRPDAAEAVSALKQMGISSVMLTGDNPVTARAIADGLGIEARAGLLPEDKVTAVRDLARDAHVMMVGDGINDAPALATAHLGIAMGSGTHVALETADGALLRNRVADVVEQIRLARATMANIRQNVAIALGLKGVFLVTTLLGLTGLWIAVMADTGATVLVTMNALRLLRFKAEAQ; this is encoded by the coding sequence ATGACCGAGACAGCAGACCTTCAGGAATGGCGCGTGATGGGCATGGATTGCGGCGCCTGCGCGGCGAAGGTGCGCGGTGCCGTCGAGGCTCTGCCCGGTGTCGAGGGGGTCGAGGTGACGCTGATGAACGAGCGGCTGCGGTTGCGGCTCGATACGGCGACCACCTCGCGCGAAAGCGTGGAGAAGGCGATCCGCCGCCTCGGCTATGGCGTCTCGGCCAAAGGGGCTGAGCCGGAAAAGCCCAAGGGCGGATTTGTTCTTCCCGAGGGTGCCCTTCCGGCGGCGAGCGAGACGAATGAGACGCCTGCGGTCGAGAGCGCGCCAACGCCGCCTGCCGATCCCGCGTGGTATGCGACCCCGAAGGGACGCTACCTGATCGCGACTGGGCTTCTGCTGGCCGCCGCCTGGGTGGTGGAGCTGCTGGTCGGCGGCCCGATTGCGCATTGGGTCTTCGTGCTCGTCACCGTGATCGCCGTCGCCCCCGTGGCGCGGCGGGCCGCCCTGATGGCCCGGGCGCGGATGCCTTTCACCATCGAAATGCTGATGAGCATCGCCGCGATCGGCGCGCTTTTCGTCGGGGCGGCGGAGGAAGCCGCGCTCGTCGTCTTCCTCTTCGCTGTCGGCGAGATGCTCGAAGGGCTTGCGGCGTCGCGCGCCCGCGGCTCGATCCGGGCGCTGGCCGATCTTGTGCCGAAGACTGCGCGGCTCGTCAGCGGAGACCGGATCCGAGAAGTTCCGGCGGACAGCCTCGACATCGGGCAGATCGTGCAGGCCCGCCCGGGCGACCGCATCCCGGCGGACGGCGTCATCGTCTCAGGCAGTTCGGGTGTCGATGAAAGCCCTGTGACCGGCGAGAGCGTGCCAGTCCTGAAAGAGCCCGGCGACGCGGTCTTCGCCGGCGCGATTAACACCGAAGGCGAGCTGCGCATCCGCGTCGAGAAAGCCGCCGAGGACAACACCATCTCGCGCATCCTGCATCTCGTCGAGGAAGCTGAAAGCGCCCGCGCCCCTGTAGAGCGGTTCATCGACCGGTTCAGCCGCGTCTACATGCCCGCGGTGGTGGGCGTGGCGCTTCTGGCCGCGATCGTGCCGCCGCTCGCCTTCGGCGCGCCTTGGGAGACGTGGATCTATCGCGGCCTCGCGCTCTTGCTGATCGGCTGCCCCTGCGCGCTGGTGATTTCTGTGCCTGCCGCCGTCGCCGCCGGGCTCTCGACCGGGGCGCGCCACGGGCTGTTGATGAAGGGCGGCGCGGTGATGGAGACAGCGGCTAAAACCAGCCTCGTCGCCTTCGACAAGACCGGCACGCTGACCGAGGGACGGCCGCAGATCACCGATCTTTTGCCCCTGAACGGGACCGAGGCCGACCTTCTCGCCACCGCCGCAGCGGTCGAGACGGGCAGCAACCACCCGCTCGCACAGGCGATCCTCGCACGGGCGGAGGCGGGCTCTATCGTGGTGCCCGAGGCGACTGAAGGCATGGCGATCCCGGGCCGCGGCGCGCGCGCCAAGATCGACGGCGAGGTCTGGAACGTCGGGGCGCCGCGCCTTGCAAACGAAACGGGAATTCTCGGCGCCGCCGACAGCGCTACCGCCCGCCGCCTCGAAAGCGCGGGCAAGACCGTCGTCTGCGTCTTCACGCCTGGGCGCCTTCTGGGCCTTATCGCGCTGCGCGACGAGCCGCGCCCCGATGCGGCAGAGGCGGTCTCCGCGCTCAAGCAGATGGGTATCTCGTCGGTCATGCTGACCGGCGACAACCCGGTGACGGCCCGCGCGATCGCCGACGGGCTGGGCATCGAAGCCCGTGCCGGGCTGCTGCCAGAGGACAAGGTTACGGCGGTGCGCGATCTGGCGCGGGATGCGCATGTGATGATGGTGGGCGACGGCATCAACGATGCCCCGGCGCTCGCCACCGCCCATCTCGGCATCGCGATGGGATCGGGCACCCATGTCGCCCTCGAGACCGCGGACGGAGCGCTGCTGCGCAATCGGGTTGCCGATGTCGTCGAGCAGATCCGGCTAGCGCGCGCGACGATGGCCAACATCCGTCAGAACGTGGCCATCGCGCTCGGGCTGAAAGGGGTGTTTCTGGTGACGACGCTGCTCGGTCTCACCGGTCTCTGGATCGCGGTAATGGCCGATACCGGCGCGACGGTGCTGGTCACGATGAACGCGCTCCGCCTCCTACGGTTCAAGGCGGAGGCGCAGTAG
- a CDS encoding site-specific integrase, which yields MTLNDIYLALPNLYSESSAKAYGAAFRRVEKLTGRTLKQVPADDVAWTEIARHIVWAGEFRAGTPKAAERAFHTWSGKISAAIRKAQEATASAPVAPDARLAWDQLIDYAKRVQNRPGPDGKKQLPGMADVSLANLRARVGHVFPAELDTGAATEALSCIPADKTASFRRSIKLLDKMITRRDRHEEIAALLPTSPVGPLRGLRDAPLDWSALPASLVASCDTAIERAINVERPQRDRFGGKLGTDPLPRRSKNKRKIRNPENRRKNHRQALSWLIRHTWEDRTPPPDVTRLEDLLTSKNVKMATAKYAERTKQSKTLKTAKETSSTHSWLATLDTLAKRNDLGDGVLDAIADLRFSDTVHSDYANEMAAERAAFLKILDHNPAVVQTILTGPRVLAREARRGLDGWDKLGAHAQTEALHLAMASAAMALQLSRPLRTRNIHELTISGQGAELCLPRRKGSLAMIEIARTRVKNNRDIFHEVPAVQWKTLALWIEEGRDKWCANHDIDPDLNPYLFPGIKSGEAISRGTFNKFWNRGMSRIGVMGLNPHLMRHVGATLYIAQNPGAYGVVADLLGDKIDTVQAFYARGAGREASRLFAEVIQRLDPTLHLS from the coding sequence ATGACTCTCAACGATATCTACCTCGCCCTGCCCAATCTCTATTCCGAGTCCTCGGCAAAGGCTTACGGCGCAGCGTTTCGCCGCGTCGAGAAGCTGACCGGCCGAACCCTCAAACAGGTTCCCGCAGATGACGTCGCCTGGACCGAGATCGCCCGACATATCGTCTGGGCCGGGGAGTTTCGGGCCGGGACGCCGAAAGCGGCAGAGCGCGCGTTTCATACCTGGTCAGGAAAAATCAGCGCCGCAATTCGGAAAGCGCAGGAGGCGACCGCGTCAGCGCCGGTCGCTCCCGATGCGCGCCTCGCATGGGATCAGTTGATCGATTACGCGAAGCGCGTGCAGAACCGCCCAGGGCCTGATGGGAAAAAACAGCTGCCCGGAATGGCAGATGTATCGCTCGCAAATCTGCGGGCGCGAGTCGGGCATGTTTTTCCCGCAGAACTCGATACCGGTGCGGCCACCGAAGCACTCTCTTGTATCCCCGCGGACAAGACCGCATCGTTTCGTCGCTCGATCAAGCTCCTCGACAAGATGATCACCCGGAGGGACCGGCATGAAGAAATCGCCGCCCTGCTCCCGACATCGCCGGTGGGGCCGCTTCGGGGACTGCGAGACGCTCCGCTCGACTGGAGTGCGCTACCCGCATCCTTGGTCGCATCCTGCGACACGGCGATCGAGAGGGCTATCAATGTGGAGCGGCCGCAGCGCGATCGTTTCGGAGGCAAACTCGGCACAGACCCGCTGCCGCGGCGGAGCAAAAATAAGCGCAAGATCCGCAACCCTGAAAACCGCCGCAAGAACCATCGTCAGGCTCTGTCCTGGCTGATCCGGCACACATGGGAGGACCGCACACCGCCCCCTGACGTCACTCGGCTCGAAGACCTTCTGACCTCCAAGAATGTCAAAATGGCGACCGCAAAATACGCGGAGAGAACGAAACAAAGCAAAACCCTCAAGACGGCCAAGGAGACGTCTTCGACGCACTCATGGCTCGCGACCCTCGATACGCTCGCGAAGCGCAATGACCTCGGTGACGGCGTGCTCGATGCGATCGCGGATTTGCGGTTCTCCGACACCGTCCACAGTGATTATGCGAACGAGATGGCGGCAGAACGCGCGGCGTTCCTAAAGATCCTGGATCACAACCCCGCAGTGGTTCAAACCATCCTAACAGGTCCGCGCGTTCTGGCACGCGAAGCGCGACGCGGACTTGATGGGTGGGACAAATTGGGGGCGCACGCCCAGACCGAGGCGCTGCATTTGGCGATGGCCTCGGCAGCGATGGCGCTCCAGCTTTCGCGACCTCTGCGGACGCGCAATATCCACGAGCTGACAATAAGCGGGCAAGGCGCCGAGCTCTGTCTCCCGCGTCGCAAGGGATCTTTGGCGATGATCGAGATTGCCCGGACGCGTGTGAAAAACAATCGCGACATTTTCCACGAGGTGCCGGCGGTTCAGTGGAAGACGCTCGCGCTCTGGATCGAGGAAGGGCGTGACAAGTGGTGTGCGAACCATGACATCGATCCCGATCTCAATCCTTACCTGTTCCCGGGCATCAAGAGCGGTGAGGCGATCTCGCGGGGCACATTCAACAAGTTTTGGAATCGGGGGATGTCGCGCATTGGAGTGATGGGCCTCAATCCGCACCTGATGCGGCATGTCGGCGCGACGCTCTACATCGCTCAGAACCCCGGCGCCTACGGCGTCGTTGCAGACCTGCTGGGCGACAAAATCGACACGGTGCAGGCATTTTACGCGCGTGGAGCTGGACGCGAAGCGTCGCGTCTCTTTGCCGAAGTGATCCAGCGCCTAGACCCGACGCTCCACCTTTCCTGA